TTAATGAAATCTTTTCCTTGGCGTGCAATGTCACGTGCTTTTCCAATATCGCCGCTCGACTCTTTAATATGTGTAATATTATCAACATCACGTGCAACTGCGAGCAGGGTTTCAGCACTAATGTCTACACCCGAAACAAATGGATTATTGTAAATCATAATTGGAAACTTAACTGACTCCGCAACAGCCTTAAAGTGCTCATAAATTTCATGCTCTTTCGGGTGTGCGTAATACGAGTTAATTAAGAGTGACGCATCTGCACCTGCTTTTTCAGCTTGCTGTGTATGCGCAATTGCATCCGCCGTTCTCTCTGCTGCTGTACCTGCAATCACTGGAACACGTCCAGCCACTTGCTCAACTGCTACTTCCACTACTTTATAACGCTCTTCCGTTGTTAAACTAACAAATTCCCCCGTACTTCCTGTCACTGCAATCCCAGCAGCGCCTTTATTAATAAAGTGTTCAATATTTGATTTTAATCCTTCATAATCTACTTGCTCGTCCTCTTTCATTGGTGTGATCAGTACTGGAAATACGCCTTTTAATTTTGTCATTTTAAATTCCTCCTTAAATTATTAAACTTCTAATTTTGTATTTGGTATTGCAACTTCTACTTCTTCAATCACTTCTTCTTGTGCGTCTGTACGCCAAATAAATTTACCTGTAAAACCGTAAATCACTGAAATGATAATGACTAAAAAGTTAAACCATAGAAATGGCAAATAACTTAAAGTGGACACACCAAGTGCAGCGGCCATAAAGACGCCTCCGTCAGACCAAGGAACCATTGGCGTTGTTACTGTTCCGCCTGCCTCAGTATTTCGAGAAAGGACACGTCGATCGATATTCATACGATCATAGTTATCTCCTGTCATTTTACTAGCCGTAATTAGAGACACATAAGCTGCCCCGAACACATTCCCTAATACGCCTCCAACCATAGTCGACACTGTCAACTTTCCTGGATTCGTCGCCCATTTTGCTAAATAGTTACCGATTGCCCGCAGCACACCGATTCTTTCCATCAGTCCGCCAACACTTAGCGCTAAAATAATGAGCACAATGACATCAAGCATGAAGACAATACCGCCACGGTTTAATAAATTATCAATAAATGGAACACCTGATTCAATTGAATTTCCTGCATATAAAATATTAAATGCCCCTAGAAAGGACGAGCCTTGAAAAAAGAAGGCCCATAACGTTCCTAAGAATGCTCCAAGTAAAATGACTGGAATCGAAGGTGCTCTAAACGCTAACAAAACTATGACAACAACCGCAGGAATTAACATATACCAGCCGATATTGAAATGTGTTTGTAAAGCGTTCATCGTTGCAGTTGCAGTACTTAAATCACCTGATCCTTTGTACAAGAAGCCGGTTACTAAAAATAAACATCCTGCAATGAACCAAGCTGGGAAACTGACCGTGAGCATCGATTTAATATGTTCAATTAAATCGACTTTCGATAACGATGCGGTCATGACTGTCGTATCGGACAATGGTGATAATTTATCCCCTACATAACAACCCGAAATGACAGCCCCTGCTACAAGCGGCAGTGGAAAACCAAAACTTGCGCCAATTGCCATCATTGCGATTCCAGCTGTACCGGCTGAACCAAATGATGTCCCCGTGGCAATCGATGTAATTGTACAAATGATAAACGCCGCTAGTAGAAAAATACTCGGGTTAATAATGGATAACCCGTAATAAATAAGCGATGGAACTACTCCGCCTGCAATCCATGTGCCGATTAATGCACCAACGGAAAGTAAGACAAGTACAGCTTCCAAACCGTCATAGATGCCATTTAGCATGCCATCTTGCATTTCTTTATACGAATAACCTATCTTTAAACCGACCGCCATAATGACGAACCATGATGTTAATAATGCAAGTTGAATAGAGATATCCAATTTGACAATAAACAAAATCATAATGAACCCAAAACTAATGAGCACGAACAGTATTTCAGCAAGATTCGGTAACCGTTTTTCCCTTTCCATCTAAGTACACCTCTCGTTTTATGAAATTTTCCATTCCCCTTGCTACTTCGTTGTCTCTTGTTCTTTCTATTATTTGTTTTTCTCTCTATTAACAAATTAATTCTTGCATTACATGCTAGTTTTAAAAAACAACTTAAAAGGACTCTTTATTCAGTTAACTATGCCAATAAGAACCCCTCCTTTAAAGGGTCTTCTTCATCTAAAATGAAATTATGCGTGCCAGTAACAAATGCTTCTGTTGCCACGGAAAATTGTTTTCCTCGCTCATCTGATTGGGTAAGGGATACTTCTAAACAACTTCCAAAAACACTTTCATTTTTAAGGACTGTTTGTTCATCCAAAGAAGTTAAAATTGCAAAGGAAGTGTCAATTCCTGGTGAACGTAAAATATAACCATCCTTTTCAAAAGTTACAGAGCGCACACTTGATGCATTTCCTTCATCTTTTTCTAAAAGAACAACTCCTTCATACTGAACACCGGCATTTGATAGTTCTACAGTCTTTTGAATTCCCCATTGCTGGATCGCTGCCAAATGCTGTAATTCTATTGCCGGAATAGAAGTTGGACATTCGTAAATGACATAATTTCTTTTATTATCTACTTGAACAATGTCAGCATCCTTCTCTTCATTTAGTCTCGAGCATGTTTTACTATCAATTTTGGTGGAGATTACTTCACCGCCTTTTACGACCGTCTTCACCGTATAAATGCCCTGAACTGTCTCGATTGTATAAATGCCATCTTCCTTTTGCGCAATCGTTCCCGTTTCAATCAACGCAGTCAAAGTTGCTAATAATCCCTCATATTTAAAAGGACTTACCCCTTTATGATTAAAAAATAGTAATCGAACATCAGCTTCTTTGGTTGGCAATACAATACAACCGTGCATCCCCCTGTGTCCTCGCGGTTCATTCAAAAGTAAATTTCTTTCATGTTCAAAACCATTTACCAATGCATCATTGGCTGCTTGAACATCGTCTTCATGAAATCTAATCGAAGAATTCGTGACAATTCTAAATGCCTCACCCGCGACATGCGTATCGATTGTTGAAAATAACTTTCCAAAACTCATGACTTTACACCTCCTGACACAACTGGAATTTCCTCCATTGGGGGGATGAGTAAATAACCTTCGCTGAGCGGATCTCTTTCATTATAGAAAAAGCGATGCATGCCCATAATCCACGCTGAACCAGTCACTTCATTCACAACCGCTTCGACATCCTTTACAGTTGTCTCCTGAAGTACGCGTGCCTTAAATAATGAACCGACAATACTTTCATACACAAACTCTTCGTCAATTCCGATTTCTTTATTGCGATACATCGTCGCAAGTTTTGCAGAAGTTCCTGTTCCGCATGGTGAACGATCAATCCCACCTGGCGGGACGACAACTGTATTTTTCAAATCAGCTGTTGGATCAACTGGGTCTGTGAAAAATTCAATATGTGTCAATCCATTGATAAAAGGAAACTCTGGATGTACAACTTCTACAGATTCGTTAATCGCATTTCGAATTGTAATGGCTTTATCGATGATGGCAGTTGCATTTTCTGTCACAAGTGGAATATTTAATTTACGGGCATCGATAATGCCGTAAAAATTACCGCCATATGCAATATCACACTCGATATGTCCAATTCCTTCCACATCAATCTCGATGGATTTCAGTAGGAATGACGGTGCATTCGCAAAAGTAACTTCTTTCGCTTTTCCATCTTCTACTTTAATTTTCACTTTGATTAAACCTGCTGGTGTATCCAAATTAATATTCGTGTAAGGCTCTTGAACGTCAATCAGTCCTGCCTCAACAAGCGCTGTACAGCAACCGATTGTATCGTGACCGCACATTGGTAAATAACCGCCTGTTTCAATATAAATGACACCGATATCTGCATCCGGATGACATGGGTCCGTCAACAGTGCACCCGACATAACGCCATGCCCACGAGGTTCATTCATTAAGAAGTTGCGCATCCAATCATAGTTTTCTTCCATATAAAGCATTTTCTCGGACATCGTGTCCCCTTTTAACTTTGGCAATCCGCTAATTACCGTGCGTGTTGGATTGCCGCCTGTATGAGTATCGATAGTTGAAAATACACGTTGAAAATTCATACGAGCGTCACCCTTTCTTTAAATCGACTGAGTCGTAAAGGTTCTATCGGAATCGATGTTTCCTTTTCATTAATCATTTCTTCTATTAACTTTCCAGTAACAGCCGCTAAACTAATGCCGTCCCCTTCATGACCCGCCGCTATATAAAAACCTGGTACTTCTTCAACTTCGGAAATGATTGGTAAATGGTCTTCAGTCCACGGCCTTAAACCTGCGTAAGTCCGAATCACTGTCATGTCGGCGATTTTTGGATAAAAACGAACCGCGCGTCTCGCAATGGTTTTCGTTACTTCGTGATTTACTTTCGTATTAAAACCAACGAACTCACGGCTGCTTCCGATTAAAAAGTTTTGACTTTCCGTCGGTTCAAACACTAATGCAACACCGTATTTTTCAGTAATCGGATCAACTACTCGTTCTCCGCCAAATTTAGAAATTAAATAACCGAATTCCATCACTTTACGAAGTCCAACAGGTTGTTGCCTTGAAGCAACGATAATTTGCCCTTTTCTAGGGGTGATTGGGACGTCAACGTCTACCATTTCCCCAATTCTGGGGGCCCAAATCCCCCCCGCGTTCACAACCTTTTTTGCGGTAAACACGCCATTCGTCGTTTCAATTCTAAATTCGCCATTCGCTTCCAATTTTAGATTCGTCACTTCAGTATGCTGATGAATTTGAGCGCCTAACTTCTTCGCACTATGAAACATTGAAAATGTCAGCATATAAGGATTTACAGTAGAATCTGTTTTGCATTCCAACCCGCCATATAAATCATCTGCGAAATACTTGGATTCATTTCTTAAGTCTTCTCTATCCAACATTCGAAAATCCAGCCCAGCTTCCTGTTGTTTCCGAACCCATTTATTTGCCGCTTCCATTTCTTCATCATTTTCACAAACTAAAATACTTCCAGGATTTCTATATTCAAACGAAATCTCCAACTCTTTATTTAATTGGTGAACCAGTTGTTGGCTTTTTAATGACATTTGGCTATCGAATCCCGGGTCTTTATCAATCGCTAAAATATTCCCGTCACATCTTGATGATGTTCCACTTGCCAATTCACTTTTTTCAAGTACGGTAATGTCTAGTCCCGCTTTAGCGCCGTAATAAGCAATTGCTGCTCCCATAATTCCTCCGCCAATGACAACAACGTCTCTATGTATTGTCGAAACCACTTGTATTCCCTCCTCTCTTGCTCTTGCCAATTAATAATGCAAGTACCGTGCCAATTATCTGATTCCACACAACTTTTTCCTGATTTTTAGCCAGTAGCACCTGTCTAAACCTACTCATGACAAGACTTCATTTAAATTTCGACTTAACATTTTATCAAAAGATTTTTTCCATCGAACTGAATAAATAAACGCAATCGTCCGCACCTATTGAATTTTCAAACTACTAGTGTTAAATTAATTAGACAGTACAAAATATTTTTACACTGGAGTTGAATGAAATATGGTGTCTGTCAAAAAAAACTTAAAAGATATCGTCAATCGACAAGCTAATTTTTTTACAGCGAAAAAAGATTTAATTAATTTCCTTAAAAAAGAAAAACTAGAAAAAGCATTTCTTAATTCAAATAACAAAACGTACGTAGCTGTTTTGAATAACGACAATATTTCCTACCAACAATGTCCGCAAATCGCTGTTGACAGGTCAAGTTTAGAAGTTATTCAATTACTTAAAGAATACGAAATGGTTGTGGTGTTAGATAAAAAGGATGTTCCTATTGGATACATCGATTACATGACATTGTCCACATCACTCGTCCATCACTACAACCATTTGGAAGCGTACCTCAATACGATATTACATACGATTGATGAATCCTGTACGGTCATTGACGCAGAAGGAAAAGTGCTCATTTGGACAAAGGGAGCGGAACAACTCTTTTCAGTGAAAGCAAAGGATATTCTAGGTAAACCCATTACAGATTTTTTCAGCGCAGATCGACTTGAAATATTAAATGCATTACAACATGGAACCTCCGTTACCCATATGCAACACCAAGCACGTCATGATTTAGTCGTCTTAATTAACTCAAATCCAGTACGGTTAGACGATAACATTATCGGAGCCGTCGTATCCGAAATGGATATTACAAGCCAAATACGTCTCAATAATGAATTATTTAGTACGTCCGAAAAATTATTTCATTTAGAAGAAGAAGTAAGAAAAGCTTCATTAGAGGACAATCCATTCACTCATATAAGAGGCAACAGTTCTACATTGAAGAAAACGCTTGATATCGCTGAAAAAGCTGCAACGACAAATGCGAGCGTATTAATTTACGGGGAAAGTGGTGTAGGTAAAGAACTTTTCGCAAAAGCCATTCACAATTTACGCGAAGATGCTAATGCTCCTTTTATCGCTATTAACTGCGGCGCGATTCCTGCGGGATTGTTTGAAAGTGAAATCTTTGGCTATGAGAGAGGCGCATTTTCCGGCGCCGACCAAAAAGGGAAAAAAGGAAAGGTAGAACTCGCTAAAAACGGTACTTTATTTTTAGATGAAGTCGGGGAAATGCCGCTGGAAATGCAAGTGAAATTTTTACGATTACTGCAAGAAAAGAAATTTTTCCCTGTCGGCGGCACAAAGGAAATTGAAGTCGACTTTCGGATTGTCGCCGCTACAAACCGTGATTTACAGGAGTTAATAAAAGAAGGGAAATTTAGGGAGGATTTATATTACCGCCTAAACGTTGTGAACTTCACCGTTCCCCCTTTACGCAAGCGCCCTGAAGATATTATTGAACTGACACATTATTTTCTCTATGAAGTATCAAGACAATACAACAAGCCGATTCATGGGATTTCACAAGATGTCATGCAAAACTTACTCCGCCATCAGTGGCCTGGAAATATTCGAGAACTCAAAAATGTCGTTGAGCGACTCGTTGTATTTTCAGATAACGGGGAAATTAAACTGGATCATTTACCCAGAGAGATGAACGTCGAGCAATCCATCGCTAGTGAACAAGCCCATCCATTCATGCAACCATTGATGAGCGCGGAGGATGACAATCGTTCATTAAAGGCGCGACTTGAAGAATATGAAAAAGCCATTTTAATAGAAGAACTTAAAAAAGCTGGTGGAAACAAACAGCTTTGTGCAAAAAACTTACAGATTACAAGAGCTACCTTATACAACCGACTCAATCGACTTGGCATCGACATGTAGAATTGGCATCATTCTTGCATAATACTTTTATAATAGTCAATTTCATAATCCAATCTTTTCGCTGCGCCGATACATAGTTTGGGCAATTATGAAATTGCCTCTGTTGAGTTAAACAGTTCTCAAATATATATTGTATCAGCTTAGCGGTTTTAGGTAATTATGAAATTGACTCAGACAGAAAAAGAAATTGGGGTGTATGAAATGGCTGACAACACGATGATTGTTTGTAGATGTGAAGAAATTACATACGGCGAATTGGTCGATACGATTGAAAAATATGATTGTTCTGCGCGTGAATTGAAACTTAGGACTCGTGCAGGAATGGGCTATTGCGGCGGCAGATCATGCCGTAGTATGGTCGACCGCATTGCCCACCAAGGAAAAGAAAAAAGCGAAGCACAAATTTCATTAAAATATCAACCACCTATTCGTCCCGTTCGATTCGGTGATTTAGGAGCTGTTATCAATGAAAAATAGAGTGATCGATCATCCGGTACTGGATTCAATAGATGAACAAAAAACAATTTCATTCACGTATGACGGGAAAGAATACAAAGGGCTTCCCCATGAATCAATTGCAGCGGCTCTTTTGGCAAATGGCATTCGAACATTAAGAAAGCACGAAGAAAGTGGAACACCACGCGGAATTTACTGCAATATTGGCCACTGCTTTGAATGTCGTGTCACTGTCAATGGACAACAAGGGGTAAGGGCATGTTTAACAAGAGTTTCAGAAGGAATGAACGTAGCAAGCGGCGAGAAATTACTCACATCCGTGAAAGATTGGAGACCGGAAAATGACTGATATTCTTATTATTGGCGCCGGCCCTGCAGGATTATCGGCTGCCATTACAATTGCTGAACATGGCTTAAACGTCCATGTCATCGATGAATATATGGATGCGGGCGGAAGGTTGTTAGGACAACTTTATGAAGAACCAAATGGAAATTGGTGGAATGGGATAAAAGAGTCTAACAAATTAGCAGAAAAAGCTAGTAATCTTGGTGTGAAAATAAGTTTAAATACATCCGTTAATAATATCGAAAAGATTGACGATAAATGGGTCGTTTATACAGATACAAATACTTATTCGACTTCGCATTTATTATTAGCTACTGGAGCTGCTGAAGAACCTTTCCCAATTCCCGGTTGGACATTACCTGGTGTCATGTCAGTAGGCGCGGCTCAAGTCATGACAAACGTTCAACGTGTCAAACCCGGAGAGCGCGGTGTCATTATTGGGGTCAATGTTCTTTCATCCGCCATTGCAATGGAACTTAATTTAGCGAAAATCGATGTCGCTACAATCGCGTTACCTAAAATAAATCAAATTACAGAGGAGAGCGGAAATCCAGAAAATGTTTTAAACTCGCTCCTTCATGTCGCTCATATGGCCCCTTCTGCCTTCGTAAAGTTCGGCAGCAAGCTCATGAAAAACGACTTTATGAAAAAACTGGGCATTACATTTTTCCCTAAAGGCGGGGTGAAAATGTGGGGCATTCCGATTCAACTTAGAAAAGCAGTCATTGAAATTTACGGTGAAGAACGTGTAGAAGGTGTAAAAATGGCTACAATCAGCCCTACCGGTGAAGTCATTCCGGGTACAGAAGAAAATATATCAGCGGACTTTGTTTGTATTGCTGGAGGTCTTTATCCATTGGCTGAACTCGCGGCGGTCGCTGGATGTCCATTCCATCTAATCGAAGAACTCGGCGGCTATGTTCCCCTCCATAATAATCGAATGGAAACAACATTGGACGGGTTATACGTGGCTGGCAATATAACAGGAATTGAAGGTGCAAAAGTTGCGATAAGTCAAGGCGTAACGGCCGGCCTATCTATCGTCCATAATTCTGGGAAACAAAAGTTAGACCAAGAAATTGCAGCATCGATTCAAGCGATTGAAAAAACACGTGAAGAGGCCTATATTCAGTTTCATCCAGATGTTAAAGAAGGCAAAAAGAAACTTCAGCAGTATTGGGAAGCGCATAAATCCAGTAAACAGCTTGTACAAAGTTAAATGTAAAAAAGATTCACTGACCGATTTGGTTAGTGAATCTTTTTTTGTGGTTATGATTTTATATGCTCTTTCTTTACTTTCTCCTCAACTTCTTCCAATAAAAATCCTTGTGGTAACGTGTCTTCCGGATCAACTAGGAACTGATGAATTCCTGTGATAAAAGCTTGTCCAGTCACCTTTGGAATTACTGCAGTATGTTTATCGACTTTATCTAAAGATAAAATTTCACCAATAAACTGACCATCTGTAATACTTTCATGAACAAAACTACCATGTTCTTGTAAAGTTCCATCCTCGTAAAGCGTTGCGAGTCTAGCACATGTTCCGGTACCGCAAGGCGAACGATCCACTTGTTCATCTGCAAAAATTGTAACGTTTCTTAAGTCGGCATTCGGATCAACAGGATTATCTGAAAAAATGACCCCGTAAATCCCATGTAGTCCGCTTTCAAGTGGATGTACAACATTTATTTTTTCTTCAATATAATGCTTAATTTTAGTTCCCCATTTTTGAAGGGCTGGCAAGTCTTTATTATTTACTTGCAAACCTAAATCCTTACTCTGTGCAACTGCGTAAAAAGCGCCCCCAAAAGCAACATCTACTTTAAAGTTATACCCTTCAATGCTGACCGGGACATCTCTTTCCAAAACAAATGATGGGACATTTTCAAAAGATACCGATTCAACAACCGTTCCTTTACATTTAGCGTAGGCAATGACTTCTCCAGCTGGACTGTCGATAATAAACTTCTGATTTTCTTCAGTTACTTTAAATCGTCCCGTCTCAATCCCCATCGTAATTACACCAACAATTCCGTGCCCACACATCGTACTCCAACCTTCGTTGTGTAAAAACAATACCCCGAAATCAGCATGCGGGCTTGCTGGCGGCGTAATAATACAACCATACATGCCGTGATGTCCCCTTGGCTCAAGCATTAACACCTTTCGAATATCATCCAAATGTTCCATACAATAGGCACGTCTTTCTAATTGTGTGTCCCCTTTTATTTCAGGTAATCCATCCGTAATAATCCTTAATGGTTCCCCAGCAACGTGAACATCAACTGTTGTATACATATTATTAATAAGCATATACGTCTCCCCATTTAATTCATATTTTGTTGCTTCACACAAAATAAAATTATTTACTTAGAAGTTAGACTTGATGAAAAATCAGCTAAACTTGTAAAAGGCACATCCAACGCTTCAAAAAGAAAAGTATACAAATCCGCATCATGTTCAATCATTTTAGAAACAGGCTTTCCCAGTCCATGACCTGCATTTTTCTCTACTCTTAATAAGATTGGGTTATCCCCCGTTTGATATTCTTGTAAAGTTGCAGCAAATTTCTTTGCATGAAGAGGCACAACGCGATCATCTGTATCTGCGGTCGTGATTAGTGCAGGCGGATATTCAACGCCCGCCTTCACATTATGAAGCGGGGAATATTCATACAAGAATTTAAAATGTTCTTCATGTAAATCCGCATTTCCAAATTCTGTTGTCCAAAATCTTCCCACTGTAAAATGCTGAAAACGTAACATATCCGTCACTGGAACTAGACAAAGTGCCGCACCGAACAACTCAGGCCGCTGAGTTATACAAGCACCTACAAGCATACCTCCATTGCTACCGCCCATAATCGCAATTTTTTTCGAGTTTGTATAGTTCTCTTGAATTAACCATTCAGCAGCGCTTATAAAATCATCAAAACTTGTTTGCTTATTTTCTAATATCGCCGCTTTATGCCATTCTTCCCCGTATTCACCGCCGCCTCGAATATTCGCTACAGCATAAATTCCGCCTGACTGAATCCATATACTTTGAGCTGGCGTAAATGAAGGTGTCATGCTAATGCTATATCCGCCGTATCCATACAAAAGTACCGGATGATTTCCTGTCAATTCTAGTCCTTTTCGATGTGTTAAAAACATTGGAATTTTCGTACCGTCTTTTGAAGGATAGAAAACTTGTGTGGTTTCGAAATCATCTAACGGAAACTTATCTTCATTCTCGAAAACCGTTGAAAGGGAATCCTTCTTCAAATTATAGCGTATGATTTGAAGTGGCGTGAGAAACGATGTATAGCTAATAAACATTTCGCTGGCACTCTTTTTTCCACCAATGCCGTAAATTGAAATAAATTGTGGTAATTCAATTTCCTTGTCTATACTTCCATCCATATCATAAATCTTTAATTCATCATGGGCATCTTTCATTGAACAAACA
This window of the Sporosarcina ureilytica genome carries:
- a CDS encoding prolyl oligopeptidase family serine peptidase translates to MKTIRKDNVVDDFFGVQVADPYRWLENENLQETMEWTDYQNAKTQSYLQKTGHYEEVKKTLTTLYNYKKYYLPQKEGEYYYFYKNDGLQDQPVLYKSKIVNDESSEIVLDPNTLSEKGTAAITSLSFNQDGSLLAYAISYDGSDWQHIKIKNLETGKDYPEVLKWGKFTAIAWHENGKGFYYNRYPNAENLPTEEQSYHNRVYWHTVGTAQEQDELIHKDEERKERSFAPRISDDDRYLLLTVNNGTEPKNEVYYRESSSNEPFEPLIHNVDAYFYFLGNENNDFYFQTNYEAPKGRVIAVNLEKPEQEYWKEVVAETENPISFVKIVNEKFIVCSMKDAHDELKIYDMDGSIDKEIELPQFISIYGIGGKKSASEMFISYTSFLTPLQIIRYNLKKDSLSTVFENEDKFPLDDFETTQVFYPSKDGTKIPMFLTHRKGLELTGNHPVLLYGYGGYSISMTPSFTPAQSIWIQSGGIYAVANIRGGGEYGEEWHKAAILENKQTSFDDFISAAEWLIQENYTNSKKIAIMGGSNGGMLVGACITQRPELFGAALCLVPVTDMLRFQHFTVGRFWTTEFGNADLHEEHFKFLYEYSPLHNVKAGVEYPPALITTADTDDRVVPLHAKKFAATLQEYQTGDNPILLRVEKNAGHGLGKPVSKMIEHDADLYTFLFEALDVPFTSLADFSSSLTSK